A single window of Acidimicrobiia bacterium DNA harbors:
- a CDS encoding YciI family protein has protein sequence MGWFLVLRRPVVPRSEWTVSLDEHLAWMQEQHAAGTVVMSGPSRDRSVSVYLVRAADEGAAAAIASADPLTASGMCDFELIEWDVHQVMGVGPFTAADLGM, from the coding sequence ATGGGCTGGTTCCTCGTGCTCCGCAGGCCCGTCGTGCCGAGGTCCGAGTGGACGGTGTCCCTGGACGAGCACCTGGCGTGGATGCAGGAACAGCACGCCGCCGGCACGGTCGTGATGTCGGGCCCGAGCCGCGACCGCAGCGTGAGCGTCTATCTCGTCAGGGCAGCCGATGAGGGGGCCGCTGCCGCGATCGCCTCTGCCGATCCGTTGACGGCCTCGGGCATGTGCGACTTCGAGCTGATCGAATGGGACGTGCACCAAGTCATGGGCGTCGGTCCTTTCACGGCCGCCGACCTCGGGATGTGA
- a CDS encoding GNAT family N-acetyltransferase gives MTTSERVAEIERMAFRAFPAEIEKRRGDWTLRATRLASNRRVNSATTPLRRAGDLAADLDAIERFYVALRRDPLLRVLSASPDAIDTAAAGRGYETEAETLVMVRTIGATGAPPATVPSSPGSAWLDAKAAWTPMSSESIEGWLGRITAIPGSAGFASIRDEAGVVAIGMGVVDGGWLGIFDVNTRPDAAGIQPDARGRGHATSVTATIIDWGVSQGAGAAYLQVMNGNEPALRLYRAAGFEESYRYWYRRAPAGADRYSATSFSWPHVGHCHGT, from the coding sequence ATGACGACATCGGAGCGGGTTGCCGAGATCGAGCGGATGGCGTTTCGTGCGTTCCCCGCGGAGATCGAGAAGCGGCGAGGGGATTGGACGTTGCGAGCGACGAGGCTGGCGAGCAACAGGCGGGTCAACTCGGCCACGACTCCGCTCCGTCGGGCCGGCGATCTCGCCGCAGACCTCGACGCCATCGAGCGCTTCTACGTCGCCTTGAGGAGAGATCCGCTGCTCAGAGTCCTCTCGGCGTCGCCGGATGCGATCGACACGGCGGCGGCTGGGCGTGGGTACGAGACCGAGGCGGAGACTCTGGTGATGGTGAGGACCATAGGAGCAACCGGCGCCCCGCCTGCGACCGTGCCGTCATCGCCGGGGTCCGCTTGGCTCGACGCCAAAGCGGCCTGGACACCAATGAGCTCGGAGTCGATCGAGGGGTGGCTGGGGCGCATCACCGCCATCCCGGGATCGGCCGGGTTTGCGTCGATCAGGGACGAGGCGGGCGTCGTCGCCATCGGCATGGGGGTCGTGGACGGCGGCTGGCTCGGGATCTTCGATGTGAACACACGGCCAGATGCCGCGGGCATCCAGCCGGATGCCCGCGGCCGCGGCCATGCGACCTCGGTCACTGCGACCATCATCGACTGGGGTGTGTCCCAAGGCGCAGGAGCGGCGTATTTGCAGGTGATGAACGGCAACGAACCTGCGCTGCGGCTCTACCGCGCAGCCGGTTTCGAGGAGTCATACCGCTACTGGTACAGGCGGGCTCCCGCGGGGGCCGATCGATATTCGGCCACCAGCTTCTCGTGGCCGCACGTCGGGCATTGCCACGGCACCTGA
- a CDS encoding tRNA (cytidine(34)-2'-O)-methyltransferase, protein MFRVVLHEPEIPQNTGNLMRLTVNTGCELHLVHPLGFELDEARVRRAGLDYREHANVAHHEDFEAAMTALQPGSVFAYSQHAHRLYSEVAFRPGDILLFGKESVGLPEDVLDHPAVTDRLRIPIAPDGRSLNLANAVAVAVYEAWRQNGFAASK, encoded by the coding sequence ATGTTTCGGGTCGTGCTCCACGAGCCGGAGATCCCGCAGAACACCGGGAACTTGATGCGGCTCACGGTCAACACCGGGTGCGAGCTCCACCTGGTTCACCCGCTCGGATTCGAGCTCGACGAGGCGCGAGTGCGACGCGCCGGGTTGGACTACCGCGAGCACGCCAATGTGGCGCACCATGAGGACTTCGAGGCGGCGATGACCGCCCTCCAGCCGGGGAGCGTCTTCGCCTACTCACAACACGCCCACCGCCTCTACAGCGAGGTGGCGTTCCGGCCGGGGGACATCCTGCTGTTCGGCAAGGAATCGGTGGGGCTCCCCGAGGACGTGCTCGACCATCCTGCCGTGACGGACCGCCTCCGGATACCGATCGCGCCGGACGGCCGCAGCCTCAACCTCGCCAATGCGGTCGCCGTTGCTGTCTACGAAGCGTGGCGTCAGAACGGCTTCGCGGCCTCGAAGTGA
- a CDS encoding TIGR03557 family F420-dependent LLM class oxidoreductase, with protein sequence MKFGWLCSHESYQPEALADQAVLAEEVGFDLVLGSDHFHPWVDRNSAAGFVWSWLGAVAARTTRVELATSVTCPLFHYHPALVAQAAATVDRLSGGRFMLGVGTGENINEGPMGFTFPGYGERIRRMEEALQMIHRLLDGEKVDYSGSYYVADKARLYSPPAHDIPILMAAGGPKSAAFAGTHTDGLITSVKVPEETLVNVIGPFREANEGRGGKATILATRWVVLAEHADEAWEALDTMRGLRAPGRLEAVDPMELRMAADAMDRQEILSKYTIVSDAEQIVEAYAPLARDIGADYVAIQVASTDPVSAIELVGRDVLPALREHAA encoded by the coding sequence ATGAAGTTCGGATGGCTCTGCAGCCACGAGTCGTACCAACCCGAGGCCCTCGCCGATCAGGCAGTCCTTGCGGAGGAGGTCGGCTTCGACCTGGTCCTCGGGTCGGACCACTTCCACCCTTGGGTCGACCGGAACTCGGCAGCCGGATTTGTGTGGTCCTGGCTCGGTGCGGTGGCTGCCCGCACCACCCGCGTCGAGCTGGCGACGAGCGTCACGTGCCCACTGTTCCACTACCACCCGGCGCTCGTTGCTCAAGCGGCCGCCACGGTCGACAGGCTCAGCGGCGGCCGCTTCATGCTCGGTGTCGGCACGGGAGAGAACATCAACGAGGGCCCGATGGGCTTCACCTTCCCCGGGTACGGGGAGCGAATCCGACGCATGGAGGAGGCGCTCCAGATGATCCACCGCCTCCTCGATGGCGAGAAGGTCGACTACAGCGGCTCGTACTACGTGGCCGACAAGGCGCGGCTCTACAGCCCTCCGGCCCACGACATCCCGATACTCATGGCGGCCGGGGGCCCGAAGTCGGCGGCCTTCGCCGGCACGCACACCGATGGCCTCATCACGAGTGTCAAGGTGCCCGAGGAGACGCTCGTGAACGTGATCGGACCGTTCCGCGAGGCGAACGAAGGGCGCGGCGGTAAAGCGACGATCCTGGCGACACGCTGGGTGGTGCTCGCCGAACACGCCGACGAGGCGTGGGAGGCCCTCGACACCATGCGTGGGCTGCGCGCCCCCGGAAGACTCGAGGCAGTCGATCCGATGGAGTTGCGGATGGCTGCCGACGCCATGGACCGCCAGGAGATCCTGTCGAAGTACACGATCGTGTCAGACGCAGAGCAGATCGTCGAGGCGTACGCTCCGCTCGCTCGCGACATCGGCGCCGACTACGTCGCCATCCAGGTCGCCAGCACCGACCCCGTCTCCGCCATCGAGCTGGTGGGCCGTGACGTGCTCCCGGCGCTGCGGGAGCACGCAGCGTGA
- a CDS encoding YbaN family protein, with protein sequence MEPQVRLSRSRTLRTIYGAVGFVFLGLGIAGYFMPGLPGTVNLLIALYFFSLSSERMHGWMLENRLFGRQLREYKAGYGIPRRVKVLVVVLIASSVGLSAVLLGSKPVIAVVVVAVGLAGVGFVLSRPTREHVIASGRLPDPAREAA encoded by the coding sequence GTGGAGCCGCAGGTCAGACTGAGTCGCAGTCGCACGCTCCGTACGATCTACGGGGCGGTCGGCTTCGTCTTCCTCGGGCTCGGTATCGCCGGCTACTTCATGCCGGGGCTGCCGGGGACCGTCAACCTCCTCATCGCCTTGTACTTCTTCTCGCTGTCGAGCGAGCGGATGCATGGCTGGATGCTCGAGAACAGGTTGTTCGGTCGACAGCTTCGTGAATACAAGGCCGGCTACGGGATTCCACGACGCGTCAAAGTGCTCGTTGTAGTCCTCATCGCTTCGAGTGTCGGGCTGTCTGCCGTCCTGCTCGGGAGTAAGCCGGTCATCGCCGTTGTCGTCGTCGCCGTCGGTCTCGCCGGCGTCGGGTTCGTGCTCTCGCGCCCGACGCGGGAGCACGTCATCGCTTCCGGGCGGCTCCCCGACCCTGCCCGCGAAGCTGCGTAG
- a CDS encoding peptidoglycan DD-metalloendopeptidase family protein: protein MRSSRIAALAFLLVGVTMAAPATAGESASLNEGHVEGPAEDLPIDYAAVVHEILFPVVGSHDYRDDFGECRGTSCERTHEGIDIIADKMVPIIAVASGTVGWINDERGGNCCSFALEHDDGWESYYIHMNNDSPGTDDGQGWGFAPWIRQGAHVEAGQFVGWVGDSGNAEYSVSHLHYELHKPGNSGGHVVINPFDSLNAASHVPAPTIPGGVRGCDFDGDGRHDLAIGAPGEDLGEGLAEDAGAVTVLFGGDGGLATAGAAIVRQSTKGVASKAETGDRFGAATACGDLDGDSFDDLVVGVPGEGFGDKANVGAVHVLFGGAAGLDPRGDDLWHQRRSGVPTGNTAGDGFGSSLAVGDFDGDGYDDIAVGAPGETVSGEPGAGHVTVFYGSPSGIGGRMAGLSRDTPGIGGVPGAGDAFGHALAAGRLDGDAFDDLAIGVPLEDTAAGSNTGAVAVVFGAAGGVAVRDLVLRQGSRGIKGTKAPNERFGWALATGDVDGDEIADLAVGVPGDISPKGTVGAVNVVLGSPEGPARAGDVLLRAGKAGVPGPASDGDRLGEAITMGDFNLDGHSEVAIGVPGHASAAGAVVVVPSLWDGVRPEDAKLWSEAKSGVRGAPAPGDEFGAWLSTGALIRYGYSSLVVGVPLKDRAGRVDTGAVHVIRGGPKWLSAKGDQLWKQSSNGMPGREAAGDRWGHVVHAGA, encoded by the coding sequence ATGAGAAGCTCCAGGATCGCCGCCCTGGCGTTCTTGCTCGTGGGAGTCACCATGGCGGCTCCGGCCACCGCCGGCGAGTCCGCCTCGCTGAACGAGGGACACGTCGAAGGCCCGGCCGAAGATCTGCCGATCGACTATGCCGCCGTCGTCCACGAGATCCTGTTCCCCGTGGTCGGGTCCCACGACTACCGCGACGACTTCGGCGAATGCCGCGGCACGAGCTGCGAGCGCACCCACGAGGGCATCGACATCATCGCCGACAAGATGGTCCCGATCATCGCAGTCGCTTCCGGAACGGTCGGTTGGATCAACGACGAGCGGGGAGGCAACTGCTGTTCGTTCGCTCTCGAGCACGACGACGGGTGGGAGAGCTACTACATCCACATGAACAACGACTCGCCCGGCACCGACGACGGGCAGGGATGGGGATTCGCCCCTTGGATCAGGCAGGGCGCCCACGTCGAGGCGGGTCAGTTCGTCGGCTGGGTCGGCGACTCGGGTAACGCCGAGTACTCGGTGTCGCATTTGCACTACGAGCTCCACAAGCCGGGCAACTCGGGGGGTCACGTCGTCATCAATCCGTTCGACTCGCTCAACGCCGCCTCTCACGTGCCGGCGCCGACGATCCCAGGCGGCGTTCGCGGTTGCGATTTCGACGGTGACGGCAGGCACGACCTTGCGATCGGTGCTCCGGGCGAGGACCTCGGCGAAGGGCTCGCAGAGGACGCAGGCGCGGTCACCGTGCTGTTCGGGGGAGACGGAGGGCTTGCCACTGCGGGGGCCGCGATCGTCAGGCAGTCGACGAAGGGTGTCGCGTCGAAGGCCGAGACGGGTGACCGGTTCGGGGCGGCAACCGCATGCGGCGACCTCGACGGAGACTCGTTCGACGACCTCGTCGTCGGGGTACCCGGCGAGGGGTTCGGCGACAAGGCGAACGTGGGAGCGGTCCACGTCCTCTTCGGTGGCGCCGCCGGACTCGACCCGCGCGGCGACGACTTGTGGCATCAGAGGCGGTCGGGAGTTCCGACGGGCAACACGGCCGGTGATGGGTTCGGATCGAGTCTCGCAGTCGGAGACTTCGACGGCGACGGATACGACGACATCGCCGTCGGTGCCCCCGGAGAGACGGTCTCGGGCGAGCCGGGTGCCGGACACGTGACCGTCTTCTACGGCTCGCCTTCCGGTATCGGTGGCCGGATGGCGGGCTTGTCTCGCGACACACCCGGCATCGGCGGCGTTCCCGGGGCGGGAGACGCCTTCGGGCACGCTCTCGCGGCTGGTCGGCTGGACGGTGACGCTTTCGACGACCTGGCGATCGGGGTGCCGCTCGAGGACACTGCGGCCGGCTCGAACACCGGTGCCGTAGCCGTCGTCTTCGGGGCAGCCGGCGGCGTCGCCGTGCGCGACCTCGTGCTCAGGCAGGGGAGTCGGGGTATCAAAGGCACGAAGGCTCCGAATGAGCGGTTCGGCTGGGCACTGGCGACGGGCGACGTCGACGGCGACGAGATCGCCGACCTGGCCGTAGGCGTCCCCGGTGACATTTCGCCGAAGGGCACCGTCGGGGCCGTCAACGTCGTGCTGGGGAGCCCGGAGGGTCCGGCAAGGGCCGGGGACGTTCTCCTGCGAGCCGGAAAGGCCGGTGTGCCGGGGCCTGCGTCGGACGGCGATCGCCTTGGGGAGGCGATCACGATGGGTGACTTCAATCTCGACGGACACAGCGAGGTTGCCATCGGCGTCCCCGGACACGCCTCCGCCGCCGGAGCGGTCGTCGTCGTTCCCTCGCTGTGGGACGGGGTGCGGCCGGAAGACGCCAAGTTGTGGAGCGAGGCCAAGTCGGGCGTCAGGGGAGCGCCTGCCCCCGGCGACGAGTTCGGCGCATGGCTCTCGACGGGAGCCCTGATCAGGTACGGCTACTCGTCGCTCGTCGTCGGCGTCCCACTGAAGGACCGTGCCGGCCGGGTCGATACAGGCGCCGTTCACGTGATCCGCGGCGGACCCAAGTGGCTGAGCGCCAAGGGCGATCAACTCTGGAAGCAGAGCTCGAACGGCATGCCGGGCCGAGAGGCAGCCGGCGACCGGTGGGGACACGTAGTCCACGCCGGCGCCTGA
- a CDS encoding thioesterase family protein: MPFRSTMRVRFYELDPYNHVNHAAYIQYFEVGRIDLLEAVGWGLNRLHGLGYHLVVTGLETRFLASARAHDEVVVETEVGEIRRASSTWRQRILRSDEVIAKQVVTAAVTDLDGRPTRFPEGLAEALAPYHSA; encoded by the coding sequence ATGCCCTTCCGTAGCACCATGCGGGTTCGCTTCTACGAGCTCGATCCATACAATCACGTCAACCACGCCGCCTACATCCAGTACTTCGAGGTCGGCAGGATCGATCTCCTCGAGGCGGTCGGGTGGGGCCTGAATCGCCTGCACGGTCTCGGCTACCACCTCGTCGTGACCGGGCTCGAGACCCGCTTCCTGGCGTCGGCGCGCGCCCACGACGAGGTCGTCGTCGAGACGGAGGTCGGCGAGATCAGGCGAGCCAGCTCGACCTGGCGCCAGCGAATCCTGCGCAGCGACGAGGTGATCGCCAAGCAGGTCGTCACCGCCGCCGTCACGGACCTCGACGGCAGGCCGACGCGGTTCCCGGAGGGCCTGGCGGAGGCGCTCGCCCCGTATCACTCGGCATGA
- a CDS encoding CapA family protein, with the protein MRASGLAALAGLLLVVSACSGVELDAAARAEEAPPSSLTPLSADTTAARAATTTAPPTTTSPPETTTTAAPKGRLVISGVGDTNLDPGYIPAFQAEGYEYAFSGLQDIFLDDDLTIVNLECAATTLGAPVKELFNFNCDIAALPIAREAGVEVANLANNHGADYGEEALLDTKANVEAAGIEPVGVGRTVAEATRPALFEINGWKIAVIGFGGVVPWPDWVATEDDAGMASGDDIELMARVVADAAQLADLVVVTVHWGVELDLQPRQEDIERANAMVEAGADIIFGHHPHRLQPLELIDGKPVAWSLGNFIWPRLSSAGSKTAIAQAIVAPDGTITACLIPVDIESSGHPVVQVDYRGNCEW; encoded by the coding sequence ATGCGTGCCAGCGGCTTGGCGGCCCTTGCGGGGCTGCTGCTCGTCGTGTCGGCTTGCAGCGGAGTCGAGCTGGACGCGGCGGCGCGTGCCGAGGAGGCGCCCCCATCGAGCCTCACGCCGCTCTCGGCGGACACGACTGCGGCTCGAGCGGCCACGACGACGGCGCCGCCGACGACGACCTCACCACCCGAGACGACGACGACCGCGGCGCCGAAGGGACGCCTCGTGATAAGCGGCGTCGGCGACACCAACCTGGATCCCGGGTACATTCCCGCCTTCCAGGCAGAGGGATACGAATACGCCTTCTCGGGCCTCCAGGACATCTTCTTGGACGACGACCTGACGATCGTGAACCTCGAATGTGCCGCCACGACCCTCGGCGCTCCGGTCAAGGAGCTGTTCAACTTCAACTGTGACATCGCGGCGCTCCCGATCGCCAGGGAGGCGGGCGTCGAGGTGGCCAATCTCGCCAACAACCACGGCGCCGACTACGGCGAGGAGGCCCTGCTCGACACCAAGGCGAACGTCGAGGCCGCCGGCATCGAGCCGGTCGGCGTCGGCCGGACCGTCGCAGAGGCGACTCGGCCTGCTCTGTTCGAGATCAACGGCTGGAAGATCGCCGTCATCGGCTTTGGCGGCGTGGTGCCGTGGCCCGATTGGGTTGCTACCGAGGATGACGCCGGAATGGCGAGCGGTGACGACATCGAGCTGATGGCGCGAGTCGTGGCCGACGCGGCACAACTGGCAGACCTCGTGGTCGTCACGGTCCATTGGGGTGTCGAACTCGACCTGCAGCCCCGCCAGGAGGACATCGAGAGGGCCAACGCCATGGTCGAGGCCGGGGCGGACATCATCTTCGGGCATCACCCCCATCGCCTCCAGCCCCTCGAGCTCATCGACGGCAAGCCCGTCGCTTGGAGTCTCGGCAACTTCATCTGGCCGCGCCTCTCGAGCGCCGGGTCGAAGACTGCCATCGCCCAGGCGATCGTCGCGCCAGACGGAACGATCACAGCCTGCCTCATCCCCGTCGACATCGAGAGCAGCGGCCATCCCGTGGTCCAAGTCGACTACCGAGGCAACTGCGAATGGTGA
- a CDS encoding tryptophan 2,3-dioxygenase family protein, which yields MTTERSKPLTYSDYLAIDELLGLQRPRSEEHDEILFIVIHQVYELWFKQVIHELEHMQRSLEEGDDPAVLSTLKRILTILKTLVAQVDVLETMTPMSFAAFRDRLESGSGFQSLQFRVLEFMLGHRTREMIAHHGEGPGSTRLEALLAEPAVWDSFLAYLARKGHSVPPEALGRDISEAVGESAQIQDMLVGVYADHPVESMVCERLLDLDEGLQEWRYRHVKMVERTIGEKQGTGGSSGAEYLRSTLFRPVFPDLWAIRSRL from the coding sequence GTGACGACCGAACGAAGCAAGCCCCTCACCTACTCCGACTACCTCGCCATCGACGAGCTGCTCGGGCTGCAGCGCCCCCGGTCGGAAGAGCACGACGAGATCCTCTTCATCGTCATCCACCAGGTGTACGAGCTGTGGTTCAAACAGGTCATACACGAGCTGGAGCACATGCAGCGCAGCCTGGAGGAGGGCGACGACCCGGCTGTGCTGTCCACGCTGAAACGCATCCTCACGATCCTGAAGACCCTCGTTGCCCAAGTGGACGTACTGGAGACGATGACCCCGATGTCGTTCGCCGCATTCCGAGATCGACTCGAATCCGGGAGCGGGTTCCAATCGCTCCAGTTCCGCGTACTCGAGTTCATGCTCGGCCACCGGACGAGGGAGATGATCGCCCACCACGGTGAAGGACCGGGGTCGACGCGCCTCGAAGCGCTCCTGGCGGAGCCGGCGGTCTGGGACTCGTTCCTTGCGTACCTGGCGAGGAAGGGCCACTCCGTGCCGCCCGAAGCGCTCGGGCGCGATATCTCGGAGGCGGTCGGGGAGAGCGCGCAGATCCAGGACATGCTGGTCGGCGTCTACGCCGACCACCCGGTCGAGTCGATGGTCTGCGAACGCCTCCTGGATCTCGACGAGGGACTCCAGGAGTGGCGCTATCGCCACGTCAAGATGGTCGAGCGCACCATCGGTGAGAAGCAGGGCACCGGCGGCAGCAGCGGCGCCGAGTACCTCCGCTCGACCCTGTTCCGGCCGGTCTTCCCCGACCTCTGGGCAATCCGCTCGCGGCTGTGA
- a CDS encoding thioesterase family protein, with protein MPALFIRDGDRLVPTGLARGGWAENTQHGGPPCGVLASAIEATRAPVPMQTVRLTFDLFRPVPMAPLHTTTRIVRDGKRIQVIDAYLHNGEVTIARAAALRIRTKPTELPPHVAQLDRLAPGHSPADGLPVGDRWIGADDRLERFYVDAIEARSLDDSFIRGVPGKTWFRLKAQLVEGEETSRLVALATIADMANGNAAVLDPQEWLFVNPDLTLYIHRLPVGEWVGMDSRPHPRSTGVGVADTLVYDEEGAVGRIVQSQLIERHDGHRW; from the coding sequence ATGCCTGCCCTCTTCATCCGAGACGGCGACCGACTCGTGCCGACCGGCCTCGCTCGCGGCGGGTGGGCCGAGAACACGCAGCACGGCGGTCCCCCGTGCGGCGTCTTGGCGTCTGCCATCGAGGCGACCCGGGCGCCCGTGCCGATGCAGACCGTGCGTCTCACGTTCGACCTGTTCAGACCGGTGCCGATGGCGCCTCTCCACACCACGACCCGCATCGTCAGGGACGGCAAGCGGATCCAGGTCATCGACGCATACCTGCACAACGGAGAGGTCACGATCGCCAGAGCAGCGGCGCTGCGTATCCGGACGAAGCCCACCGAGCTGCCACCTCACGTGGCGCAGCTCGACCGCCTCGCCCCCGGCCACTCTCCCGCAGATGGGCTGCCGGTGGGTGACCGCTGGATCGGTGCCGACGATCGGCTCGAGCGGTTCTACGTCGACGCCATCGAAGCCAGGTCGCTCGACGACAGCTTCATCCGTGGGGTCCCGGGCAAGACCTGGTTCCGGCTCAAGGCGCAACTCGTGGAGGGCGAGGAGACGAGCAGGCTGGTCGCGTTGGCGACGATCGCCGACATGGCCAACGGGAACGCCGCCGTGCTCGATCCGCAGGAGTGGCTCTTCGTCAACCCCGACCTGACGCTCTACATCCACCGATTGCCGGTCGGCGAGTGGGTCGGCATGGACTCGCGCCCCCATCCTCGATCAACCGGCGTCGGGGTGGCCGACACCCTGGTGTACGACGAGGAGGGAGCGGTTGGGCGGATCGTGCAGTCGCAGCTCATCGAGAGGCACGACGGCCACCGGTGGTAG
- a CDS encoding HisA/HisF-related TIM barrel protein, translated as MALYARVNILGGNSVRLPRGDASNAVVLDHDPIGRANAWVEKGAHKLFVVDLDAAIRGDHENRPLIEDLIDSTETPVVVAGGIRSRSEVDRLLKAGAWRVTMGTAAIVDQVLTWDLCREYSGSIMISLDVKPDEELVYRGWTEGSGRYLEEVLAEMSAAGAAGFMVAEAGRDALEEPPNHDALRMALSVATESEEVVAAGGVRHLDDLRELVALEVDGKRLGGVVVGREVTAGRFTLEEAAAILAG; from the coding sequence ATGGCGCTGTATGCCAGGGTCAACATCCTCGGAGGGAACTCGGTTCGCCTCCCCCGCGGCGACGCATCGAACGCCGTCGTCCTCGATCACGATCCCATCGGCCGCGCCAACGCCTGGGTCGAGAAGGGAGCCCACAAGCTCTTCGTCGTCGACCTCGACGCTGCCATCCGGGGGGACCACGAGAACCGGCCGCTGATCGAAGACCTGATCGACAGCACGGAGACGCCGGTCGTCGTTGCCGGAGGGATCAGGTCGCGCTCCGAGGTGGACCGGTTGCTCAAGGCGGGGGCGTGGCGGGTGACGATGGGCACGGCCGCCATCGTCGACCAGGTGCTCACCTGGGATCTGTGCCGGGAGTACTCGGGCTCGATCATGATCAGCCTCGACGTGAAACCCGACGAGGAGCTGGTGTATCGAGGCTGGACCGAAGGCAGCGGACGCTACTTGGAGGAGGTCCTCGCCGAGATGTCCGCCGCCGGGGCGGCAGGCTTCATGGTCGCCGAGGCGGGCAGGGATGCACTCGAGGAGCCACCGAACCACGATGCGCTGCGGATGGCCCTGAGTGTCGCCACTGAGAGCGAGGAGGTCGTCGCAGCCGGGGGAGTGCGCCATCTCGACGACCTGCGCGAGCTCGTCGCTCTCGAGGTGGACGGCAAGCGGCTGGGCGGCGTCGTCGTCGGCCGCGAGGTCACGGCCGGTCGGTTCACACTCGAGGAAGCGGCTGCGATCCTCGCGGGGTGA
- a CDS encoding tetratricopeptide repeat protein, translated as MSDFGGRIDRMIEQRKLDDAAPLCRKAIQAEPAVADHRCRMALTELLRGHWDAAIRSADAAIAIDPRCEWAYRLRAKALLAKGWKHDALFSARIAAGLRPDERMSQETLVDVLLEHDMLDAAAAAADRAVELGPDCVTALKRRARVHARRRELDDAERDARRALEIDPGHSPAAAILGEVEAARHASNARRAGRLRMGGASAAALGVAVVYSSKAGMRSGIDGAAGGGLDSAWWEYALLAVVACLVVGVMVVPIIRFVVPAAMHRLDPLVRRAAVRRAMRLPHEVHSLAGLDRR; from the coding sequence GTGAGCGACTTCGGGGGACGCATCGACCGGATGATCGAGCAACGCAAGCTCGATGACGCGGCCCCGCTGTGCCGCAAGGCGATCCAGGCCGAACCGGCGGTCGCCGATCACCGCTGCAGGATGGCCCTCACGGAGCTGCTGCGTGGCCATTGGGATGCCGCCATCCGTAGCGCAGACGCCGCCATCGCCATCGACCCGCGCTGTGAGTGGGCGTACCGGCTGCGCGCCAAGGCACTGCTGGCGAAGGGATGGAAGCACGACGCCCTCTTCTCGGCTCGCATAGCGGCCGGGCTGCGACCGGACGAGCGGATGTCGCAGGAGACGCTGGTCGACGTGCTGCTCGAGCACGACATGCTCGACGCCGCGGCCGCAGCTGCCGATCGCGCCGTCGAGCTCGGACCCGACTGCGTAACGGCACTCAAGCGACGCGCCCGGGTCCATGCTCGGCGACGGGAACTGGACGACGCCGAGCGGGACGCCAGGCGAGCACTCGAGATCGATCCAGGCCACTCGCCGGCAGCGGCGATCCTCGGGGAGGTCGAAGCGGCGCGCCACGCCAGCAACGCTCGCCGTGCCGGCAGGCTCCGAATGGGCGGGGCGTCCGCCGCAGCCCTGGGCGTGGCCGTCGTCTACTCGTCGAAGGCAGGGATGCGGTCGGGGATCGATGGCGCGGCAGGGGGCGGGCTCGACTCGGCGTGGTGGGAGTACGCCCTGCTCGCAGTGGTCGCCTGCCTCGTCGTGGGGGTGATGGTGGTCCCCATCATTCGCTTCGTCGTTCCGGCGGCGATGCACAGGCTCGATCCGCTCGTGAGGAGAGCTGCCGTCAGGCGCGCAATGCGGCTTCCCCACGAGGTCCACTCCCTGGCGGGGTTGGATCGACGCTGA